A stretch of the Hydra vulgaris chromosome 09, alternate assembly HydraT2T_AEP genome encodes the following:
- the LOC136084751 gene encoding uncharacterized protein LOC136084751 — translation MSYQIVNTINPNSSENTIVFNIFESKDLRAYIKVAMVRFEKQIEALQIMKYKDNSIRVFIFGDYEFLCSLYGISGASGKHCCLFCYATTNEMKVCKKERTGIESRTLENLQADFERFMKDGGIKKKAKFYNNVIAEPILRIPLNQVSLPSLHIALGVYLKFFNMFEEEAHEVDIMMAASLKNKNCLLSQPYQDYILKQQKF, via the exons ATGAGCTACCAGATAGTTAATACCATAAATCCAAATAGTTCTGAaaatactattgtttttaacatatttgaatCAAAAGACCTCAGAGCTTATATTAAAGTAGCCATGGTAAGATTTGAGAAACAAATAGAAGCGCtacaaataatgaaatataa GGATAATAGTATCAGAGTATTTATTTTTGGAGATTATGAATTCCTTTGTTCACTGTATGGAATTTCCGGAGCCTCAG GTAAACATTGTTGTTTATTCTGTTACGCAACGACAAATGAAATGAaggtttgcaaaaaagaaagaacagGCATAGAATCTCGTACCTTGGAAAATCTGCAAGCTGATTTTGAAAGATTTATGAAAGATGGTGGCATTAAGAAAAAGgccaagttttataataatgttatagCAGAGCCTATCCTGAGAATACCTTTAAACCAg GTGTCTTTACCAAGTCTGCATATTGCTCTTGGTGTTTAtctcaagttttttaacatgtttgaGGAAGAAGCCCATGAAGTGGACATTATGATGGcagcatcattaaaaaataaaaattgtcttttatctcaaccgtatcaagactatattttaaaacaacaaaaattttga
- the LOC136085091 gene encoding BRCA1-associated RING domain protein 1-like gives MFNSIKENILPIHNLNIGIDISELQNELNPFLELCLCCKCNKIPQMPVTLKSCEHLFCFLCLVEEMKNKYIDETFCPKYNKKIYIDDMVTSKKTNSLLQMLTLVCNLCKQKFNALKEYEIFKTHKSLCHNELLLSTSLLTSSSNSKKSINDIFEINKDSDIPQELEEAALHIIKQKMAKSGQKTIEFKSGGPRPMIFTHAPKAYVNSAKAAQSTLRLRNTNIAKHFETLAGNLNDAVANQTSKLLNSLSRDTRHSILDNAGLNHSEISANVMVAMKTDMGVPREKLKIMSS, from the exons ATGTTTAactcaataaaagaaaatatattacctatacataatttaaacataGGTATTGATATATCAGAACTACAAAATGAATTGAATCCTTTTTTAGAGCTCTGTTTATGttgtaaatgtaataaaataccACAAATGCCTGTTACATTAAAAAGCTgtgaacatttattttgttttttatgtcttGTGgaagaaatgaaaaataaatatattgatgaGACTTTCTGCCCaaagtacaataaaaaaatttatattgatgatatgGTGACcagtaaaaaaactaattctcTTCTTCAGATGTTAACTCTTGTATGTAATTTATGCAAGCaaaaatttaatgcattaaaaGAGTATGAAATATTCAAAACTCATAAAAGCTTATGTCATAACGAATTACTGTTATCAACATCATTACTGACTTCATcaagtaattcaaaaaaaagtataaatgatatctttgaaataaataaagacaGCGATATTCCCCAAGAGCTAGAAGAAGCAGCCCTTCAtattattaagcaaaaaatggcaaaaagtggacaaaaaacaattgaatttaAAAGTGGAGGACCTCGA CCAATGATTTTTACTCATGCACCAAAAGCTTATGTCAATAGTGCTAAGGCAGCACAATCAACATTAAGATTGCGTAATACAAATATTGCAAAGCATTTTGAGACTTTAGCAGGCAATTTAAACGATGCAGTTGCAAATCAAACAAGTAAATTGCTAAATTCATTATCACGAGACACAAGGCACTCCATACTAGATAATGCAGGACTAAACCACTCTGAAATAAGTGCAAATGTGATGGTTGCAATGAAAACTGATATGGGAGTACCAAgggaaaaacttaaaattatgtctagttaa